One segment of Nocardioides sp. QY071 DNA contains the following:
- a CDS encoding carboxyl transferase domain-containing protein: MTDAPLDAPADAPAQGLTELLARRFLTTDEARTEKVARWHARGRRTARENIADLVDAGSFVEYGRFITAAQEQRRPLAELVVEAPADGIIGGTATIGGRPAAVLSYDYLVMAGTQGMRGHRKSDRLIELIGRMGLPTVFFTEGGGGRPGDVDLPIVSALDVGSFALWGELEGVVPRIAVVSGRCFAGNAVLAGCADLRVATPDANLGMAGPAMIAGGGLGHYAAEEIGPVGEQAANGVIDVVVDDEEDAVAVVRRLLAYLDGPSGSGEADDPAALRTMLPANDREAFDVRPVVEALADVGSVTWLREAWAPELVTAFARVEGIPLGVVANQSTHLAGALTADASAKAADFLALCERWGLPVVSLVDTPGFMVGPEAERTGLVRHASRMVTAGARLTVPLVGVVLRRGYGLGAQAMLGGSTHRPLLTVAWPDAHLGPMGLEGAVRLAMARELAALPEDEREATVARHTAELRTHASALNAARVFEIDDVIDPAETRTVVAATLRAAAG; this comes from the coding sequence GTGACCGACGCACCCCTGGACGCGCCCGCCGACGCTCCGGCGCAGGGCCTCACCGAGCTGCTCGCCCGCCGCTTCCTCACCACCGACGAGGCCCGGACCGAGAAGGTCGCCCGCTGGCACGCCCGCGGTCGTCGTACCGCTCGTGAGAACATCGCCGACCTCGTCGACGCCGGCTCGTTCGTGGAGTACGGCCGCTTCATCACCGCGGCCCAGGAGCAGCGCCGGCCGCTGGCCGAGCTCGTCGTCGAGGCCCCCGCCGACGGCATCATCGGCGGTACGGCGACCATCGGCGGCCGGCCCGCCGCGGTGCTGTCCTACGACTACCTGGTCATGGCCGGCACCCAGGGCATGCGCGGTCACCGCAAGTCGGACCGGTTGATCGAGCTGATCGGCCGGATGGGCCTGCCGACGGTCTTCTTCACCGAGGGTGGCGGCGGCCGGCCCGGCGACGTCGACCTGCCGATCGTGTCCGCGCTCGACGTCGGCTCCTTCGCGCTGTGGGGCGAGCTGGAGGGCGTCGTGCCGCGGATCGCGGTCGTGTCCGGGCGTTGCTTCGCCGGCAACGCGGTCCTCGCCGGGTGCGCCGACCTGCGGGTCGCGACACCGGACGCGAACCTCGGCATGGCCGGGCCGGCGATGATCGCGGGCGGCGGGCTGGGGCACTACGCCGCCGAGGAGATCGGACCGGTCGGGGAGCAGGCCGCCAACGGGGTGATCGACGTCGTGGTCGACGACGAGGAGGACGCGGTGGCCGTCGTACGACGACTGCTGGCCTACCTCGACGGCCCGTCCGGCTCCGGCGAGGCCGACGACCCGGCCGCGCTGCGCACCATGCTGCCGGCCAACGACCGGGAGGCGTTCGACGTGCGCCCGGTCGTGGAGGCCCTGGCCGACGTCGGCAGCGTCACCTGGCTGCGCGAGGCGTGGGCACCCGAGCTGGTGACCGCGTTCGCGCGGGTCGAGGGCATCCCGCTCGGCGTCGTCGCCAACCAGTCCACCCACCTCGCCGGCGCGCTGACCGCCGACGCGTCGGCCAAGGCCGCCGACTTCCTGGCCCTGTGCGAGCGCTGGGGACTGCCGGTGGTCTCGCTGGTCGACACCCCCGGGTTCATGGTCGGCCCGGAGGCCGAGCGGACCGGCCTGGTGCGGCACGCATCGCGGATGGTCACCGCCGGAGCCCGGCTCACCGTGCCGCTGGTCGGCGTGGTGCTGCGCCGCGGCTACGGCCTGGGCGCGCAGGCGATGCTCGGCGGCAGCACCCACCGGCCGCTGCTCACCGTGGCCTGGCCCGACGCCCACCTCGGGCCGATGGGGCTGGAGGGCGCCGTACGCCTGGCGATGGCGCGCGAGCTCGCCGCGCTGCCCGAGGACGAGCGCGAGGCGACGGTCGCCCGGCACACCGCCGAGCTGCGCACCCACGCCAGCGCCCTCAACGCCGCACGGGTCTTCGAGATCGACGACGTGATCGACCCCGCCGAGACCCGCACCGTCGTCGCGGCGACGCTCAGGGCCGCGGCCGGGTGA
- a CDS encoding pyridoxamine 5'-phosphate oxidase family protein: MTDRSVLMEMETAECERLLRAGVYGRLVLVAEGRIEVIPVNYTTHDDAVWVRTAPGSLLDRYADGAPLVLEVDHVDHPRSHGWSVLARGHGERVLDAARTAAERRLHGPPRWVRRDDEVWVQLRWEELTGRRTGAGWDPAAGLPVWSIRPAGPTPGLR; this comes from the coding sequence ATGACCGACCGGTCGGTGCTCATGGAGATGGAGACCGCGGAGTGCGAGCGGCTGCTGCGGGCCGGGGTCTACGGTCGCCTGGTCCTGGTCGCGGAGGGCCGGATCGAGGTCATCCCGGTCAACTACACGACCCACGACGACGCCGTGTGGGTGCGGACCGCCCCGGGCTCGCTGCTCGACAGGTACGCCGACGGCGCGCCGCTGGTGCTCGAGGTCGACCACGTCGACCATCCGCGCTCCCACGGCTGGTCGGTCCTGGCCCGCGGCCACGGCGAGCGGGTGCTCGACGCGGCCCGCACCGCCGCCGAGCGCCGGCTGCACGGGCCGCCGCGCTGGGTGCGTCGCGACGACGAGGTGTGGGTCCAGCTGCGCTGGGAGGAGCTGACCGGGCGCCGTACCGGCGCCGGGTGGGATCCCGCCGCCGGGTTGCCCGTGTGGAGCATCAGGCCCGCGGGACCGACGCCGGGTCTCCGGTGA
- a CDS encoding 5'-3' exonuclease H3TH domain-containing protein gives MNPVPDRPRRLLLAVDAPSLLHRNHHARAHTRHRDRGGRPAWALHGMLRQIIESIDQFAPDAVIFGLDDRVASHRRDAYPDYKAGRAEKDADLVDQLDRAGALLDALGMATLTPPGLEADDVNASAATWAGENGWDCVIITSDRDSFAHISEHTRVLRLINGGINGSPLLTSAHLRSMYGVPAERYLEFAAVRGDASDNLPGVAGIGEKTAAYLLSHIGSMREIWADIEHDEGRSVVAALDAWAEETGARRTGATVLKRLSAPGARDTYEFNLRMMAGRTDLDLGLTPDVPGTPGLLPLDIARVERVVGHLDMESTTTLALRVLTGDPASVPRA, from the coding sequence ATGAACCCCGTTCCGGACCGTCCCCGCAGGCTGCTGCTCGCCGTCGACGCGCCGTCGCTGCTGCACCGCAACCACCACGCGCGCGCCCACACCCGGCACCGCGACCGGGGCGGGCGGCCGGCATGGGCGCTGCATGGCATGCTGCGCCAGATCATCGAGTCGATCGACCAGTTCGCACCGGACGCGGTGATCTTCGGGCTCGACGACCGCGTGGCGTCGCACCGCCGCGACGCCTATCCCGACTACAAGGCGGGCCGGGCCGAGAAGGACGCCGACCTCGTCGACCAGCTGGACCGGGCCGGCGCGCTGCTCGACGCGCTCGGCATGGCCACCCTCACCCCGCCCGGGCTGGAGGCCGACGACGTCAACGCGTCGGCGGCGACCTGGGCCGGCGAGAACGGGTGGGACTGCGTGATCATCACCTCCGACCGCGACTCGTTCGCCCACATCAGCGAGCACACCCGCGTGCTGCGGCTGATCAACGGCGGCATCAACGGCTCTCCCCTGCTGACCTCGGCCCACCTGCGCTCGATGTACGGCGTGCCGGCGGAGCGCTACCTCGAGTTCGCGGCCGTGCGGGGCGATGCCAGCGACAACCTGCCCGGGGTGGCCGGGATCGGCGAGAAGACCGCCGCCTACCTGCTGTCCCACATCGGCTCGATGCGCGAGATCTGGGCCGACATCGAGCACGACGAGGGCCGCTCGGTCGTCGCGGCGCTGGACGCGTGGGCGGAGGAGACGGGCGCGCGTCGTACCGGCGCGACCGTGCTCAAGCGGCTCTCGGCACCGGGCGCACGGGACACCTACGAGTTCAACCTGCGGATGATGGCCGGGCGCACCGACCTCGACCTCGGCCTCACACCCGACGTCCCGGGCACCCCCGGCCTGCTCCCCCTCGACATCGCCCGCGTCGAGCGGGTGGTCGGCCACCTCGACATGGAGTCGACCACGACGCTCGCGCTGCGGGTCCTCACCGGAGACCCGGCGTCGGTCCCGCGGGCCTGA
- a CDS encoding acyl-CoA dehydrogenase: MSPDLLLARRDLAFLLHEWLDVAALCARERYAEHSRDTFDAVLDLSAELAAAQFAPHNALSDAQEPQFDGETVTIVPEVGAAVRAFAEAGLVSAAMDESVGGGQLPHVVQQACFAWFQAANVSTSGYPMLTMANANLLLAHASPEQVARLVPPMLDGRWFGTMCLSEPQAGSSLADVATRAVRQPDGTFRLFGNKMWISGGDHELGENIVHLVLARVEGAPPGVKGLSLFATPKYVVSASGDRGERNDVSLAGLNHKMGFRGTVNTVLNFGEGRHLPGGAPGAVGELVGEEGRGLAVMFHMMNEARIGVGAGAVALGYTGYLRALAYARERVQGRPLAGKDPAAPPVPIAEHADVRRMLLASKSYVEGGLALVLRAALLLDEQHTHPSAEARERAGALLDVLTPIVKSWPSQWCLAANDLAIQVHGGYGYTREYGVEQLYRDNRLNPIHEGTHGIQALDLLGRKLVQARGTGLQLLLEAVRETVDRARGTGDEVLTSYAERVSAAADRFAAAVAAAWESGDPHAALVNATTGLEAAGHIVVAWTWLDQLVAVGDRGGAFYDGKRAAGRYFLTHELPKVGPMLDLLAGGDQLFNEVDPATL; the protein is encoded by the coding sequence ATGAGCCCCGACCTGCTGCTGGCCCGCCGCGACCTCGCGTTCCTGCTCCACGAGTGGCTCGACGTGGCGGCGCTGTGCGCGCGGGAGCGGTACGCCGAGCACAGCCGCGACACCTTCGACGCGGTGCTCGACCTGTCCGCCGAGCTGGCGGCGGCGCAGTTCGCCCCGCACAACGCGCTCAGCGACGCCCAGGAGCCGCAGTTCGACGGCGAGACGGTCACGATCGTGCCCGAGGTGGGCGCGGCGGTGCGGGCCTTCGCCGAGGCCGGGCTGGTGTCGGCCGCGATGGACGAGTCGGTCGGCGGCGGGCAGCTGCCGCACGTCGTACAGCAGGCGTGCTTCGCGTGGTTCCAGGCGGCCAACGTGTCGACGTCGGGCTACCCGATGCTGACCATGGCCAACGCCAACCTGTTGCTCGCGCACGCCTCACCCGAGCAGGTCGCGCGCCTCGTGCCCCCGATGCTCGACGGACGCTGGTTCGGCACCATGTGCCTCTCCGAGCCGCAGGCCGGCTCGTCGCTGGCCGACGTCGCGACCCGCGCCGTACGCCAGCCGGACGGGACCTTCCGACTGTTCGGCAACAAGATGTGGATCTCGGGCGGCGACCACGAGCTCGGCGAGAACATCGTCCACCTCGTCCTCGCCCGGGTCGAGGGCGCGCCGCCGGGCGTGAAGGGGCTCTCGCTGTTCGCGACGCCGAAGTACGTCGTGAGCGCGTCCGGCGATCGGGGCGAGCGCAACGACGTCTCCCTGGCCGGGCTCAACCACAAGATGGGCTTCCGCGGCACCGTCAACACGGTGCTCAACTTCGGCGAGGGCCGGCACCTCCCGGGCGGTGCGCCCGGCGCCGTCGGCGAGCTCGTCGGCGAGGAGGGCCGCGGCCTCGCGGTCATGTTCCACATGATGAACGAGGCCCGGATCGGGGTCGGCGCGGGCGCCGTCGCGCTCGGCTACACCGGCTACCTGCGCGCGCTCGCCTACGCGCGGGAGCGGGTCCAGGGCCGTCCGCTCGCAGGCAAGGACCCGGCCGCCCCGCCGGTCCCGATCGCCGAGCACGCCGACGTACGCCGGATGCTGCTCGCCTCGAAGTCGTACGTCGAGGGCGGGCTCGCGCTCGTACTGCGCGCCGCGCTCCTGCTCGACGAGCAGCACACCCACCCGTCCGCCGAGGCCCGCGAGCGCGCGGGCGCGCTGCTCGACGTACTGACCCCGATCGTGAAGAGCTGGCCCTCGCAGTGGTGCCTGGCGGCCAACGACCTGGCCATCCAGGTCCACGGCGGCTACGGCTACACGAGGGAGTACGGCGTCGAGCAGCTCTACCGCGACAACCGCCTCAACCCGATCCACGAGGGCACCCACGGCATCCAGGCCCTCGACCTGCTCGGCCGCAAGCTGGTCCAGGCCCGCGGGACCGGCCTGCAGCTCCTGCTCGAGGCGGTCCGGGAGACCGTCGACCGAGCCCGGGGGACGGGTGACGAGGTGCTCACGTCGTATGCCGAGCGGGTGTCGGCCGCCGCCGACCGGTTCGCCGCGGCCGTCGCCGCGGCGTGGGAGTCGGGTGACCCCCACGCCGCGCTGGTCAACGCGACGACGGGCCTCGAGGCGGCCGGCCACATCGTGGTGGCCTGGACCTGGCTCGACCAGCTGGTCGCGGTCGGCGACCGCGGAGGCGCGTTCTACGACGGCAAGCGCGCTGCCGGCCGCTACTTCCTCACCCACGAGCTCCCGAAGGTCGGGCCGATGCTCGACCTGCTCGCGGGCGGTGACCAGCTGTTCAACGAGGTCGACCCGGCCACCCTCTAG
- a CDS encoding SRPBCC domain-containing protein: MQDNTTVTLRRSLPVPPERVWELWTTAAGIAAWWAPDGFETTVDRIEVRPGGSLDYTMTATGPEQVAFMEQAGMPLSTASHKEFTEVVEPTRLAYVSLVDFVPGVAPYDHLTVVTLERTPTGTDVVMECERLHDEEWTGRIVAGRTNELDNLERLVG; this comes from the coding sequence ATGCAGGACAACACCACCGTCACCCTTCGCCGCAGCCTCCCCGTCCCGCCCGAGCGCGTCTGGGAGCTGTGGACCACCGCCGCGGGCATCGCGGCGTGGTGGGCACCCGACGGGTTCGAGACCACGGTCGACCGGATCGAGGTGCGCCCGGGCGGCTCGCTCGACTACACGATGACGGCGACCGGCCCGGAGCAGGTCGCGTTCATGGAGCAGGCCGGGATGCCGCTGTCGACGGCGTCGCACAAGGAGTTCACCGAGGTCGTCGAGCCGACCCGGCTGGCCTACGTGTCGTTGGTCGACTTCGTGCCCGGCGTCGCCCCCTACGACCACCTGACCGTCGTCACCCTCGAGCGCACCCCGACCGGGACCGACGTCGTCATGGAGTGCGAGCGGCTGCACGACGAGGAGTGGACCGGGCGCATCGTCGCCGGTCGCACCAACGAGCTCGACAACCTCGAGCGGCTGGTGGGCTAG
- a CDS encoding class I SAM-dependent methyltransferase translates to MTGDPSNMFEAIYAGAEAGQARPPWDHGAARPQLVEWAEEQGLAGGGREALVVGCGYGADAEYLAQLGYRTTGFDFAPTAIAAARRKHPASTVTYLVADVLDLPSDWHGRFDLVVESLTVQSMPPEQHSSAAQAIAALVAPGGTLLVLATARDDGVEVAGPPWPLTRGEVEEFATGGLELRRVERIEGGGWWRAELARGV, encoded by the coding sequence ATGACGGGCGATCCCTCCAACATGTTCGAGGCGATCTACGCCGGGGCCGAGGCCGGTCAGGCGCGCCCGCCCTGGGACCACGGCGCCGCCCGGCCCCAGCTGGTGGAGTGGGCTGAGGAGCAGGGGCTGGCGGGCGGTGGCCGCGAGGCGCTGGTGGTGGGGTGCGGCTACGGCGCCGACGCGGAGTACCTGGCCCAGCTCGGGTACCGGACCACGGGCTTCGACTTCGCGCCGACCGCGATCGCCGCCGCCCGGCGCAAGCACCCCGCCAGCACGGTGACCTACCTCGTCGCCGACGTCCTGGACCTTCCCTCCGACTGGCACGGCAGGTTCGACCTGGTGGTGGAGAGCCTGACCGTCCAGTCGATGCCGCCCGAGCAGCACTCGTCGGCCGCGCAGGCCATCGCAGCGCTGGTGGCTCCCGGTGGCACCCTGCTGGTCCTGGCGACCGCGCGCGACGACGGGGTCGAGGTCGCCGGACCGCCGTGGCCGCTGACGCGGGGCGAAGTCGAGGAGTTCGCTACCGGTGGCCTCGAGCTGCGTCGGGTCGAGCGGATCGAGGGCGGGGGCTGGTGGCGGGCGGAGTTGGCCCGAGGGGTGTGA